The nucleotide window CGGCGCCGAGGGACTCGGGGGCGAGAACGGGACGACGGGGCGGTTCATGGCCGAGATCCGGCAGAGGGCGTTCGGGATGCGTGGTGTGACCATCACGGGACGTGGCGGCGTGGCCACCACCGATCCACTGCCCCAGATGGCCTTCCGACTCGGCGGGCTGGAGACGGTCCGCGGCTTCAATTACGCTACCTACCAGGGGCAGGCCTTCTGGTCGATGCAGGGGGACTGGACCCCCTTCAAGGGCCAGGTCAGGCCGGTGGTCTTTGCCGACGTGGGCCAGGCGGGCGCGCTCGGGAGCCTCTTTTCCCAGAAGCCGCTGGTCGGTGTCGGCGCCGGCCTCTCATTCTTCAACGGGATAGCCCGGTTTGACTTCAGCGTCCCGCTGCAGGGACCGGCGAGCGGCCTGAGGTTCGACATTCAGTTCGGGGGGCCGCGGTAGAGGCGGGGCAGCGGGGCCGGGGGCAGCTAGGCGGTCCGCCCCGCATCCCCGCCTTCCCGCTATCTTTTCTCCATGCCTACACCCTTCATTATCGAAGAGTACGTCCGCTGGTCCGACGTCGACTTCGCCGGCATCATCTTTTACGGCTCCTATGTCCGGTTCTTCGAGCTGGCCGAGACGGAGCTGTTCCGCGCCGCCGGCCTTCCGTTCGGCACCGTCTTCGACAAGTACGACGTCTTCCTCCCCCGGGTGCAGGTGCACACCGAGTTCCACTCCCCTCCCCGCCTCGACGACCAGCTTGCGGTGGCGGTCTTCATCGGGCGAGTCGGCCGTACCTCGATGACCATCGAATTCGAGGTCATCCGGCGGCCCGACGGCACCCACTGCGCCGATGGGCACATGGTGCTGGTCTGCGTGGATCGCAAGGAACTCAAGCCCTGCCCGATTCCGGAAGGGTTCATCACCCAGCTCGCGCCGTACACCATGACGCGTGCCGAGGCTCGGCAGCAACTTGGCATCCCAGAGCGCGCAACGTGAAGCAAGTCGGGTGGTCCGTGCTGGTCCTTTGTGTGGCCGCGGGGTGCAACCCGCTTGGCGGGGACGGACGCCTGACGGCCCACTGGACTGCCTCGGGTGATACCAGTACTGCCACGCTCACCGCGCCGGTGAGCGGCCGGTGGTGCGTGGGTCCGGGCCGGCTCGACATCCGTGCCATCGTCGGTGACACCGGCCTTGGTATAGTGATCTACCCCTCCGACAGCTCGGCCATGCAGGGCGACTATACCGTGCTCAGTCCGGAACGCCGGATGCAGGTTCGTCCGAGCGCCGCGGTGGCGCTGCGGTGGGTGGGAAAGGTGATGGTGCAGGGATGGTGGGGAGATTCCGGATCGGTGACGCTGGCCGGAGGGCCGGTGCGAGGGCTGTCGGGGTCGGGCGCGGCGCGGCTCGTTTCGGGGCTCGGCCCCGACTCGGTGACCACGCTCGAATTCGAGTTCAGCGGCGTGCGGGTCCGCAACGACACGCTGTGCGATGCCCCGAAACTCCCGGCGGCCGTTCCAAGCGACTCGACGGAAACTCCTCCGGCTCCAGGGGTACATTAAGGCATGGACCAGACCTATTTCCGGAAGGGCTTCGGGCTCAAGAAGGATATCCAGGGAACGCTCACCTCCGACTATGCGAGCGGCGTGGTGGACGCCTTCCTCAAGGGCGGCCACACCCTCGTCGCGGGGCCGTTGACCTTCCGGCTCGCGAAGGAGTTCGGCTTCTGCTACGGCGTGGACCGGGCGGTCGAGTACGCCTATGAGACCAGGGCGAAGTTCCCGGGGCGGCCGATCGCGCTGGTCGGCGAGATCATCCACAACCCGCACGTCAACGCCCGGCTGCGGCAGATGGGGGTCCGGTTTCTCGAGCATGGCGCCGATGGGGAATTCGACTTTGCCGGGGTGACGGCGGAGGACGTGGTGATCATGCCGGCCTTCGGCGTGACGATCCGCGACTTCGAGCGGCTCCGGGCCATCGGCTGCGTGCTGGTGGACACCACCTGCGGCTCGGTGCTCAACGTCTGGAAGCGTGTTGATTCCTACGCCCGGGACGGGTTCACCGCGATCATCCACGGCAAGAGCTACCACGAGGAGACGAAGGCCACGGCGAGCCAGGTCACCAAGCATCCCGGTGGCCGGTACCTCGTGGTGTACGACATGGACGAGGCACGGCTGGTGTGCGAGTTCATCGAGGGCCGGGGCGACGCCGCGGCGCTGGCCGAGCGGTTCGCGGGGAAGACCTCGCCGGGGTTCGACTTTGCGACGGACCTGCAGCGGGTGGGGATCGCCAACCAGACCACGATGCTGGCGGGGGAGTCGCTGGCCATCGCGGCGGAGTTCGGGGCGAGCATGGCGCGGCGCTACGGGGAGGCGCACCGCGACGAGCACTTCCGGAGCTTCGACACCATCTGTTCCGCCACGCAGGAGCGGCAGGACGCCGTGCTCGCGCTGCTCGAGGAGCCGCTCGACCTGATGGTGGTGGTGGGTGGTTACAACTCGAGCAATACCTGCAACCTGGCGGCCATCTGTGCGGCCAACGGGGTCCGGACCGTCCATATCGAGGATGCCGACTGCATCGACGTGGAGGCGGGGGCGGTGCGGCACCAGCCGATCCGCACCAAGGCCGAGGAACGGATCGAGGGGTGGCTCTCCGGCGCCCGGCGGATAGGTTTGACGGCAGGCGCCTCGACCCCCAACAACAAGATCGGTGAAACCGTCGTGCGGATCTGTGAGAGCGCCGGCGTGATCACCGAACTTCGGGAGACGCTGACTCCGACCAGCTGAGGTTCCCGATGGCCCTCCGCATGTCCAACGCCTCCCGATATATCGCGGCCACCCTGACCGCTGCCACGCTGATGGCCTGCAACGACCCCTCGAGCGTCGACTCCCCCTACATCGTGACCCCGGTGACCACCGGTGCGTTGTCTGGGACGCCCGGCTGGGCGCTCACCGATACGCTCGTGGTCGAGGTGCGCGATGTCGACGGCAACCTGGTGCCGGGCGCCAAGGTGACCTGGTCGTTGCCGAACGGCGGGCGGCTGGCGGTCCAGCTGGCGGACGCAGACGACCCGAAGCATGGAACGACCGACGACCGCGGGCGCAATTACGCCGTCTGGACACTGGGATTGGACGAGGGGACGCAGGTGGCCAAGGTGGCGGCGGGGCTCACAGGGGTGCCGGTGGAGTTCGAGGCGGAAGCAACGGTGCTCCATGCCAAGCAGGTGGCGGCCGGCGGCGCGCATGCCTGCGCGATCCTGAACGACCAGCGCTTGGTCTGCTGGGGTTCCAACTCCAATGGCGGCCTCGGTACTGGCGACGCGCCATCCTACGTCACGAGGTGGCCGGTGCCGCTCCCGGGGTTGCCCGCAGCGCTTGAGGTTCGCGCGGCCACCGACGATCTCACCTGCGCGCGGGACCTCGCGGGTGATGTTTGGTGCTGGGGCAGCAACTATTTTGGCCAGGCGGGGCCGGTAGCCTCGATGCCGTTTCAGTTGACCCCTGTGCGGGTGCCCGGTGCCGAAGGCGCAAGCCGGATTGCTCTCCGGTCGGACTACACGGGGCACACCTGTGCCTTGGTGAGCAGCGAGGCACGATGCTGGGGATCGAACAACTACGGCCAACTGGGCACGGGGAGCACCACGTCCTCCTCGGCGCCACAGCCGGTTGTGGGGAGCGGAGAATTCGTGGGCATTGTCGCTGGCTATGGCCGAACCTGTGCGCTCGATGTCGATGGCGAGACCTGGTGCTGGGGCGACGGAAGCGGAGACTCCTTCTCCCCGCTCCCGTCGGGCACCTATACCGTGCCGACCCGCCCGATCCCGGGACAGCACTACTACTCCCTGGCCGTCGGGGAGACCTCGGTTTGTGGCATCCAGCTCAGTGGAGTGGCCACCTGTTTTGGGTCGATGGGAGACGGCGGATTGGGTACCAGGATCGATTATCCATTCCACACCACTGCTCCGGTGCGCCCAGATGTCGGCGAGAGTTTCGCTGCCGTGACAGCCGACGGCTCTAGCTCGTTCTTCGGGACCTCACGCTACGGGGAGGTCTTCTGGTGGGGGGGAGAGTACCATTCGGGATTCACCATGCGCCCACTCCCCATTACGCCGAGCTTCAGGGTCATCGACATCTCTGCCAGCCGGGGCCAGTACTGCGTTATCTCGGAGGCGGGCGGAGTGTATTGCGGGAAGCGAGATCGCGAGTACGCATTTCATGGGGAGGAGCGGTTGATAGGGGTACCAGCGATAATGACTCCGTGAGCACCCGCATTCTCCCCCACGTGCTACTGGGCGCGGTTGCCACCCTCACCGCCTGCAACGACCCCTCGAGCGTCGATTCCCCCTACATCGTCACCCCGGTGACGACGACGGCGCTGGCCGGGACGCCCGGCTGGCCGCTCAACGACACGCTCGTGGTCGAGGTGCGCGACGCCGAGGGGCATCTCGTGCCGGGCGCCAAGGTGACCTGGTCGCTGCCGAGTGGCGGTCGGCTCGCCGTCCAGCTGGCGGATGCCGAAGACCGGATGACGGGCACCA belongs to Gemmatimonadales bacterium and includes:
- a CDS encoding thioesterase family protein; protein product: MPTPFIIEEYVRWSDVDFAGIIFYGSYVRFFELAETELFRAAGLPFGTVFDKYDVFLPRVQVHTEFHSPPRLDDQLAVAVFIGRVGRTSMTIEFEVIRRPDGTHCADGHMVLVCVDRKELKPCPIPEGFITQLAPYTMTRAEARQQLGIPERAT
- a CDS encoding 4-hydroxy-3-methylbut-2-enyl diphosphate reductase, with product MDQTYFRKGFGLKKDIQGTLTSDYASGVVDAFLKGGHTLVAGPLTFRLAKEFGFCYGVDRAVEYAYETRAKFPGRPIALVGEIIHNPHVNARLRQMGVRFLEHGADGEFDFAGVTAEDVVIMPAFGVTIRDFERLRAIGCVLVDTTCGSVLNVWKRVDSYARDGFTAIIHGKSYHEETKATASQVTKHPGGRYLVVYDMDEARLVCEFIEGRGDAAALAERFAGKTSPGFDFATDLQRVGIANQTTMLAGESLAIAAEFGASMARRYGEAHRDEHFRSFDTICSATQERQDAVLALLEEPLDLMVVVGGYNSSNTCNLAAICAANGVRTVHIEDADCIDVEAGAVRHQPIRTKAEERIEGWLSGARRIGLTAGASTPNNKIGETVVRICESAGVITELRETLTPTS